Genomic window (Streptomyces sp. NBC_00078):
AGTCGACCGTGCTGTTGACCCAGTCGCCGAACGGAATCCTAGGCATCGGCGATCACCTTCTCGTCGCCCTGGTCGCGGGGAGAGTCACCCGGCGCGGGTGCGCGCCGCTCGTCGCCGAGGAAGCCGACCAGGCGCTGCTGCTGGACCACTCCGACGAGTGTGCGTTCGCCGTCCAGTACGGCCACCGGGTGCGTCGACCTGGCACTCATCGCGCAGAGTTCGGTGAACGGCGTGTCGGGCGTCGCCGTCTCGCAGTCGCTCTCGCAGCCGCAGTCGGCCTCGTCACCCCGTACGTCCGTGTCCATGACGGCGGACGCGGTCAGGACCCGGGAGCGGTCGACGTCCTGGATGAAGGAGGCCACGTAGTCGTTGGCCGGGCGCATCAGGATGTCCTCGGCGCTGCCGATCTGGACGATACGGCCGTCGCGCATGACGGCGATGCGGTCGCCCAGGCGCATGGCCTCGTTGAGGTCGTGGGTGATGAAGACGATCGTCTTCTTCAGCGTCTGCTGCAGCTGGAGCAGCTGGTCCTGCATGTCGCGGCGGATCAGCGGGTCCAGCGCACTGAACGACTCGTCCATCAGAAGCAGGTCGGCGTCGGTGGCGAGGGCGCGGGCGAGGCCGACGCGCTGCTGCATACCGCCGGAGAGCTCGTCCGGCCAGGACTTCTCCCACCCGGCCAGACCGCACAGGGCCAGCGCCTCGCCGGCGCGCTGCTCGCGCTCGGCGCGGGGCACGCCCTGCACGGCCAGGCCGTAGGCGGCGTTCTCCAGAACGCTGCGGTGTGGAAACAGCGCGAAGTGCTGGAAGACCATGCTGATCTTCTTCGCGCGGACCGCTCGCAGCTCGCGGTCGCCGAGCGCGGTCAGGTCGTCGCCGTCGAAGCGGACGTGCCCGGCGGTCGGCTCCAGCAGTCCGTTGAGCATGCGCAGCAGTGTGGACTTGCCGGAACCGGACAGGCCCATGACGACGAAGATCTCGCCGGGTTCCACCGTGAAGGAGGCGTCGATCACTGCGGCGGTGCTGCCGTCTGCGCGCAGCTCCTCCCGGTCGGCTCCCTGGTGGAGCCGCTCGACTGCGTCGTCTGGTCGTCTGCCGAACACCTTGTAGAGATGTTCGGCCTCAAGCCTGGATGACACGCGTACCTTCTCGTCTCGGCGGCGGGGAAGGGAGACGACAGGCAGTAACCAGTTGAAGATGCAATCGCCGTCGCTCCGGGGCGGCGCCTGCCCCGAGCGGTTCAGACCAAACGCGCCAGTGGTCCAGTTCACAAGCCGCTTACAAGTGCCATGCGGCGGCGGTCGCACGGTGACTGTCAGTGCCGTACGGCATGATGCGAGGCGTGACCGGACGACTGATGCTCCTCGACACCGCCTCGCTCTACTTCCGCGCCTACTTCGGCGTGCCGGACTCCGTGAAGGCCCCGGACGGCACTCCGGTGAACGCCGTGCGCGGGCTCCTCGAATTCATCGACCGCCTCGTCAAGGACCACCGCCCCGACCACCTGGTGGCGTGCATGGACGCCGACTGGCGTCCCCAGTGGCGGGTCGACCTCATCCCCTCCTACAAGGCGCACCGTGTCGCCGAGGAGCGCGAGGCGGGGCCGGACGAGGAGGAGATGCCGGACACGCTCTCCCCGCAGGTGCCCGTCATCGAGGCGGTCCTCGACGCGCTCGGCATCGCGCGCGTGGGCGTCGCGGAGTACGAGGCGGACGACGTGATCGGCACGTTCACCGCCCGGGCGAAGGGCCCGGTCGACATCGTCACCGGCGACCGCGACCTGTACCAGCTGGTGGACGACCAGCGGGGGGTGCGCGTGCTGTACCCGCTCAAGGGCGTCGGCACCCTGCAGCTCACCGACGAGGCGTGGCTGCGCGAGAAGTACGGGGTCGACGGCAGGGGGTACGCGGATCTGGCGCTGCTGCGCGGCGACCCGAGCGACGGACTGCCGGGCGTGCCCGGCATCGGCGAGAAGACGGCCTCGAAGCTGCTGGCCGAGTTCGGGGACGTGGCCGGGATCATGGCCGCGGTCGAGGACCCGAAGGCCAAGCTCACGCCGTCGCAGCGGAGGCGGCTCGACGAGTCGCGGCCGTATGTCGCGGTGGCGCCGAAGGTGATCAAGGTCGCCGACGACGTTCCGCTGCCGGACGTCGACACGAACCTGCCGCACACCCCGCGCGACCCGGCGGCAGTGGAGGAGCTGGCGGTTCGCTGGGGGCTGGGCGGGTCGCTGCAGCGGCTGCTCACCACCCTCGGCACGTGAACCGGCGCGTGGACAATGTTTCGCGGAAACGGCTGTCTGTAGGGCGTTCCCTCAGAGCGAGGTGCTAACTTAGGTAAGCCTAAGCATGGAAGTATGGGAGGCCGTCATGGCAGAACGTCCGGCTCGGAGACCGCGGAAGCCCTATTCCGCGCAGGTCGTCCGCACAGAGCGGCTGACCCCGCACATGCAGCGCGTGGTCCTCGGCGGCGAGGGACTGGCGGGCTTCACGGCCGACACCTGCACCGACCACTACGTGAAGCTGCTGTTCCCCCCGGCCGACGGCGTGACCTATCCGGAGCCCTTCGACGTGGAGCGAATCCGCGAGGAACTCCCGCGCGAGCAGTGGCCGGTGACGCGGACGTACACCGTGCGGGCCTTCGACCCCCAGTCCCGTGAGCTGACGCTGGACTTCGTGATCCACGGCGACGAGGGGCTGGCCGGGCCGTGGGCGAAGCGTGTCCAGCCGGGCGAGACCGTGCGCTTCACTGGCCCCGGCGGGGCCTACGCCCCCGACGTGAGCGCCGACTGGCATCTGCTCGTCGGCGACGAGAGCGCCCTGCCCGCGATCGCCCGCTCCCTGGAGGCGCTGCCCGAGGGCGTCACGGCGCACGCCTTCGTAGAGGTCCACGGGCCCGAGGAGGAGCAGAAGGTCGACTCCGACGTGGAGGTCGTCTGGCTGCACCGCGGGGACCGGCCCGTGGGCGAGATGCTGTGCGAGGCCGTACGGACGCTGCAGTTCCCCCAGGGCCGCCCGCACGCGTTCGTGCACGGCGAGGCGCACTGCGTGAAGGAGCTGCGCCAACTGCTGCGCGTCGAGAGGCAGATCCGGCGCGAGGACCTGTCGATCTCCGGCTACTGGCGGCTCGGCCACGACGAGGACGGCTGGCAGGCCTCCAAGCGCGACTGGAACGCACGGATCGAGACGGAGCAGGAGGGCGCCGCCCCCGCCGCCTGAGACACCCGCCGACACCCGAAGCGGCGGCACCTCATGGAGGCGCCGCCGCTTCATGCTTGGCTCACACCGACCGCTGGTACGACCTGAACGTCCGGATCGACAGCCACACCGCCGCCACCGCCAGCACGACCAGCGCCCCGCCGCGGCTGAGCACGTCACCCCAGTGGGGGTGCTCGGACAGTGCCGAACGGCCCGCGACCATCGCCCAGTTGAGCGGGTTGAAGTCCGCGATGTGCCGCATCCAGGAAGGCATCTGGGACGGCGCCATGAAGGCGGAGGACAGGAAGGTCAACGGCAGCAGCAGGAAGGTGTTGATGCCGATGATCGACTCCCGCTCCTGCACCAGCATGCCCAGCGCGTTGGACAGCGCCCCGAAGACCGTGCCGAGCAGCACGGCGGCGAGGACCAGGATCGCGATGCCGCCGACGCCGCCCGGATAGTCGGCGCCGCCCGCCAGCGCGAGCAGCACGATGACGACCGACTGGAAGGCGGTGATCAGGCCGTTGTTGACGACGTTGCCGTTCATCAGTGCGGCCCGGCTGACCGGGGTGGTCAGGAAGCGGTTGAGCGTGCCCCGCTGGATCTCCTCCAACGTGCCCATGCCGGCCCACATGTTGGAGCTGAGCGCACTCATCACGACGACGCCGGGGACCAGGTAGTCGAGGTACGTGGTCGTCCCGAAGCCGCCCAGTTCCACGACCTTCTTGAAGAGGTTGCCGAACAGGAACAGCCAGATCACCGGCTGGATCAGGGTGATGATCGCGTAGGCGGGCTGCCGCGTGAACACCATGAGTTGACGCTGCGTCATGTACCAGGTCTGGGAGACGGCCGTGCTCATCGCGCACCTCCGGCGAGGACGAGGTCATCGGCGGTGGCTTCGGTGTCGGCCTCGGAGTAACGGCGGCCCGCATAGCGGAGGTAGACGTCGTCGAGGGAGGGCCGGGCCACGGTCGCGGCGGCCACCGCGACCCCGGCCCGCTCCAGCGCCCCGAGCAGCGCGGGTACCGCGGCTGCTCCGTCGTCGGCGCGGACGCTGACGCGGCGCCCGTCGACCAGCACCTCATGCACGCCGGGCAGGGCGCCGAGGGCGCCCATGAGCAGGGTACGGCCGGCCTCGCCGACCGCCTCCCGCAGCTCCAGGTGGACGGCGTCGCCGCGGAGTTCACCCTTGAGCGCGTCCGGTGTGCCCTGTACGACCACCCGGCCGCGGTCGACGAT
Coding sequences:
- a CDS encoding siderophore-interacting protein, translated to MAERPARRPRKPYSAQVVRTERLTPHMQRVVLGGEGLAGFTADTCTDHYVKLLFPPADGVTYPEPFDVERIREELPREQWPVTRTYTVRAFDPQSRELTLDFVIHGDEGLAGPWAKRVQPGETVRFTGPGGAYAPDVSADWHLLVGDESALPAIARSLEALPEGVTAHAFVEVHGPEEEQKVDSDVEVVWLHRGDRPVGEMLCEAVRTLQFPQGRPHAFVHGEAHCVKELRQLLRVERQIRREDLSISGYWRLGHDEDGWQASKRDWNARIETEQEGAAPAA
- a CDS encoding 5'-3' exonuclease, whose translation is MRGVTGRLMLLDTASLYFRAYFGVPDSVKAPDGTPVNAVRGLLEFIDRLVKDHRPDHLVACMDADWRPQWRVDLIPSYKAHRVAEEREAGPDEEEMPDTLSPQVPVIEAVLDALGIARVGVAEYEADDVIGTFTARAKGPVDIVTGDRDLYQLVDDQRGVRVLYPLKGVGTLQLTDEAWLREKYGVDGRGYADLALLRGDPSDGLPGVPGIGEKTASKLLAEFGDVAGIMAAVEDPKAKLTPSQRRRLDESRPYVAVAPKVIKVADDVPLPDVDTNLPHTPRDPAAVEELAVRWGLGGSLQRLLTTLGT
- a CDS encoding glycine betaine/L-proline ABC transporter ATP-binding protein, with translation MSSRLEAEHLYKVFGRRPDDAVERLHQGADREELRADGSTAAVIDASFTVEPGEIFVVMGLSGSGKSTLLRMLNGLLEPTAGHVRFDGDDLTALGDRELRAVRAKKISMVFQHFALFPHRSVLENAAYGLAVQGVPRAEREQRAGEALALCGLAGWEKSWPDELSGGMQQRVGLARALATDADLLLMDESFSALDPLIRRDMQDQLLQLQQTLKKTIVFITHDLNEAMRLGDRIAVMRDGRIVQIGSAEDILMRPANDYVASFIQDVDRSRVLTASAVMDTDVRGDEADCGCESDCETATPDTPFTELCAMSARSTHPVAVLDGERTLVGVVQQQRLVGFLGDERRAPAPGDSPRDQGDEKVIADA
- a CDS encoding ABC transporter permease, which gives rise to MSTAVSQTWYMTQRQLMVFTRQPAYAIITLIQPVIWLFLFGNLFKKVVELGGFGTTTYLDYLVPGVVVMSALSSNMWAGMGTLEEIQRGTLNRFLTTPVSRAALMNGNVVNNGLITAFQSVVIVLLALAGGADYPGGVGGIAILVLAAVLLGTVFGALSNALGMLVQERESIIGINTFLLLPLTFLSSAFMAPSQMPSWMRHIADFNPLNWAMVAGRSALSEHPHWGDVLSRGGALVVLAVAAVWLSIRTFRSYQRSV